The following proteins are co-located in the Malus sylvestris chromosome 13, drMalSylv7.2, whole genome shotgun sequence genome:
- the LOC126595354 gene encoding uncharacterized protein LOC126595354 produces MCGKKEFFAKLKDGPYGSVSLGDSSKLPVEGKGKIKIIQKDGREEYISNTYYIPGIKSNILSIGQLLQKGYVIHIENMLLTHRNARRKLIARVQMSKNRMFLLKLNTKIGSCNIGVMEDESWKWHLRFGHLHFNGLKLLSSGGMVRGLPQIEATHQEKSAALRVFKKIKALTEAENNHKLVAVRSDRGREYTSNAFQAYCKEQGTRHQLTTAYTPQQNGIAERKNRTILDMIRSMLKEKNLPKELWAEVVACSIYLLN; encoded by the exons ATGTGTGGAAAGAAAGAGTTTTTTGCCAAACTCAAAGATGGGCCTTATGGATCTGTGAGTCTTGGTGACTCTTCGAAGTTGCCAGTTGAAGGCAAAGGAAAGATCAAAATCATCCAGAAGGATGGTAGAGAAGAATACATCTCCAATACCTACTACATACCAGGTATAAAGAGCAACATTCTAAGCATTGGTCAACTGCTCCAGAAAGGGTATGTTATACATATAGAGAATATGCTTCTCACTCACAGGAATGCAAGGAGAAAGCTTATTGCACGTGTTCAAATGTCAAAGAACCGAATGTTCCTGTTGAAGTTGAACACAAAGATTGGAAGCTGCAACATTGGTGTGATGGAAGATGAGTCATGGAAATGGCATCTTCGGTTTGGCCATCTTCATTTCAATGGCCTAAAGTTATTGTCAAGTGGAGGAATGGTTCGTGGTTTACCCCAGATTGAAGCCACACACCAA GAGAAGTCGGCTGCCTTAAGAGTCTTTAAGAAGATTAAGGCACTCACAGAAGCTGAAAACAACCATAAGCTTGTGGCTGTGAGATCAGATAGAGGTCGAGAGTACACCTCCaatgctttccaagcatattGCAAGGAGCAAGGAACTAGACATCAATTGACTACTGCCTataccccacaacaaaatgggataGCCGAAAGAAAGAATCGAACCATCCTTGACATGATAAGGTCAATGCTTAAAGAGAAGAATTTGCCAAAAGAATTGTGGGCAGAAGTTGTAGCTTGTTCGATTTATTTGTTGAATTGA
- the LOC126595645 gene encoding uncharacterized protein LOC126595645 isoform X1, translating into MVSCKFLYKNPSTLLEVSPDSAHSLSLSLSLSLSLSHEHRTQSDRHTSSMVDVKRLQEKQKNKYNNRKRERDPEDEAATAAKREGKEEKKEVIVLKDPLKVFGRDIMSMILDNLDARSGVLSLLVSHEWHGVASSDRLWSSKCDELWLGKAHMPRLLQIQGLSKLAAYSLSYVDGKRARIMKDDLCDHVWDFHFNKAAPTYWQNLDPYWNGTGPPMRRYFHPDGSLTADDGDQVWGGHECCYCTVTSIFENGQIREHYVRINRWPRMFVSRKLDWSWEMSNDLCCYSSITDADKTGGTGPPFPVV; encoded by the exons ATGGTTTCCTGTAAGTTTCTCTACAAAAACCCAAGTACTCTGCTAGAAGTCTCTCCAGACTccgctcactctctctctctatctctatctctctctctctctctctctcacgaaCACAGAACACAGTCCGACAGGCACACTAGTTCAATGGTCGATGTGAAAAGGTtgcaagaaaagcaaaaaaacaaGTACAACaatagaaagagagaaagagacccAGAAGATGAAGCAGCAACGGCAGctaaaagagaaggaaaggaagaaaagaaagaggtaATTGTACTGAAGGACCCACTGAAGGTGTTTGGCAGGGACATCATGTCCATGATTCTGGACAACCTCGACGCGCGCAGTGGAGTGCTCTCTCTCCTCGTCTCGCATGAATGGCACGGCGTCGCTTCCAGTGACCGCCTTTGGAGTTCCAAG TGTGATGAATTGTGGCTGGGAAAAGCACACATGCCTAGGTTGTTGCAAATTCAGGGCTTGTCAAAGTTGGCCGcttattcattatcttatgtGGATGGCAAGCGT GCACGCATAATGAAGGATGATTTGTGTGACCATGTTTGGGATTTCCATTTTAACAAG GCTGCTCCGACATACTGGCAAAATCTCGATCCTTATTGGAACGGCACAGGCCCTCCTATGCGCCGGTACTTCCATCCTGATGGGAGTCTAACTGCAGATGATGGTGATCAAGTGTGGGGCGGACATGAGTGTTGTTATTGTACTGTTACTAGTATTTTTGAAAATGGACAAATCAGGGAACATTATGTAAGGATAAACCGATGGCCCCGAATGTTTGTGTCCAGAAAGCTGGACTGGAGCTGGGAAATGTCCAACGACCTCTGTTGCTACTCCAGCATCACCGACGCAGATAAAACAGGTGGGACTGGACCGCCGTTTCCAGTTgtgtaa
- the LOC126595645 gene encoding uncharacterized protein LOC126595645 isoform X3, with product MVSCKFLYKNPSTLLEVSPDSAHSLSLSLSLSLSLSHEHRTQSDRHTSSMVDVKRLQEKQKNKYNNRKRERDPEDEAATAAKREGKEEKKEVIVLKDPLKVFGRDIMSMILDNLDARSGVLSLLVSHEWHGVASSDRLWSSKCDELWLGKAHMPRLLQIQGLSKLAAYSLSYVDGKRARIMKDDLCDHVWDFHFNKFVEALSAKSGFCVWFTPLINLRFNKSSKATVGLG from the exons ATGGTTTCCTGTAAGTTTCTCTACAAAAACCCAAGTACTCTGCTAGAAGTCTCTCCAGACTccgctcactctctctctctatctctatctctctctctctctctctctcacgaaCACAGAACACAGTCCGACAGGCACACTAGTTCAATGGTCGATGTGAAAAGGTtgcaagaaaagcaaaaaaacaaGTACAACaatagaaagagagaaagagacccAGAAGATGAAGCAGCAACGGCAGctaaaagagaaggaaaggaagaaaagaaagaggtaATTGTACTGAAGGACCCACTGAAGGTGTTTGGCAGGGACATCATGTCCATGATTCTGGACAACCTCGACGCGCGCAGTGGAGTGCTCTCTCTCCTCGTCTCGCATGAATGGCACGGCGTCGCTTCCAGTGACCGCCTTTGGAGTTCCAAG TGTGATGAATTGTGGCTGGGAAAAGCACACATGCCTAGGTTGTTGCAAATTCAGGGCTTGTCAAAGTTGGCCGcttattcattatcttatgtGGATGGCAAGCGT GCACGCATAATGAAGGATGATTTGTGTGACCATGTTTGGGATTTCCATTTTAACAAG TTTGTCGAGGCTTTGTCGGCTAAGAGTGGATTTTGCGTTTGGTTTACTCCGCTGATAAATCTGAGATTTAACAAGAGTTCGAAGGCTACTGTTGGTTTGG GATGA
- the LOC126595645 gene encoding uncharacterized protein LOC126595645 isoform X2, translating into MVDVKRLQEKQKNKYNNRKRERDPEDEAATAAKREGKEEKKEVIVLKDPLKVFGRDIMSMILDNLDARSGVLSLLVSHEWHGVASSDRLWSSKCDELWLGKAHMPRLLQIQGLSKLAAYSLSYVDGKRARIMKDDLCDHVWDFHFNKAAPTYWQNLDPYWNGTGPPMRRYFHPDGSLTADDGDQVWGGHECCYCTVTSIFENGQIREHYVRINRWPRMFVSRKLDWSWEMSNDLCCYSSITDADKTGGTGPPFPVV; encoded by the exons ATGGTCGATGTGAAAAGGTtgcaagaaaagcaaaaaaacaaGTACAACaatagaaagagagaaagagacccAGAAGATGAAGCAGCAACGGCAGctaaaagagaaggaaaggaagaaaagaaagaggtaATTGTACTGAAGGACCCACTGAAGGTGTTTGGCAGGGACATCATGTCCATGATTCTGGACAACCTCGACGCGCGCAGTGGAGTGCTCTCTCTCCTCGTCTCGCATGAATGGCACGGCGTCGCTTCCAGTGACCGCCTTTGGAGTTCCAAG TGTGATGAATTGTGGCTGGGAAAAGCACACATGCCTAGGTTGTTGCAAATTCAGGGCTTGTCAAAGTTGGCCGcttattcattatcttatgtGGATGGCAAGCGT GCACGCATAATGAAGGATGATTTGTGTGACCATGTTTGGGATTTCCATTTTAACAAG GCTGCTCCGACATACTGGCAAAATCTCGATCCTTATTGGAACGGCACAGGCCCTCCTATGCGCCGGTACTTCCATCCTGATGGGAGTCTAACTGCAGATGATGGTGATCAAGTGTGGGGCGGACATGAGTGTTGTTATTGTACTGTTACTAGTATTTTTGAAAATGGACAAATCAGGGAACATTATGTAAGGATAAACCGATGGCCCCGAATGTTTGTGTCCAGAAAGCTGGACTGGAGCTGGGAAATGTCCAACGACCTCTGTTGCTACTCCAGCATCACCGACGCAGATAAAACAGGTGGGACTGGACCGCCGTTTCCAGTTgtgtaa